One part of the Pseudoliparis swirei isolate HS2019 ecotype Mariana Trench chromosome 6, NWPU_hadal_v1, whole genome shotgun sequence genome encodes these proteins:
- the arl2bp gene encoding ADP-ribosylation factor-like protein 2-binding protein codes for MDVQKLTLSVQDGGDEDNIVAMVDMGEEHFAISSSSAADAAFDGTVGCIEDIIMEEEFQQLQQSFMEKHYLEFEDSDENKLTYTPIFNEYVELLEKHLEQQLMERISAFNMNTFIKRLMQHKEEVPGDIFDMLLTFTDFMAFKEMFLEYRAEKEGRGLDLSQGLVVTSLIPAGSKHTGTATESQFTNI; via the exons ATGGACGTTCAGAAACTAACGTTAA GTGTCCAAGACGGTGGAGATGAAGATAACATCGTGGCAATGGTTGACATGGGAGAAGAACACTTTGCTATCTCCAG TTCCTCAGCTGCAGACGCAGCTTTTGATGGCACTGTTGGCTGCATAGAGGACATCATCATGG AGGAGGAGttccagcagctccagcagagCTTCATGGAGAAACACTACCTGGAGTTTGAGGACTCTGACGAGAACAAGCTCACGTACACGCCCATCTTCAATGAATAC GTTGAGCTGCTGGAGAAAcatctggagcagcagctgatggAGAGGATCTCCGCCTTCAACATGAATACTTTCATAAAGCGGCTCAT GCAACACAAAGAGGAGGTGCCAGGTGACATCTTTGACATGCTGCTCACATTCACTGACTTCATGGCTTTTAAGGAGATGTTTCTGGAATACAGAGCT GAGAAGGAGGGCCGGGGTCTGGACCTAAGTCAAGGACTGGTGGTCACATCTCTGATCCCTGCTGGGTCCAAACACACCGGCACCGCCACTGAATCGCAGTTCACAAACATTTGA